A single region of the Novosphingobium sp. SL115 genome encodes:
- a CDS encoding phytoene desaturase family protein, whose translation MTGRYDALIIGGGHNGLTCAFYLARAGMKVRVLERRDVVGGAAVTEEFHPGFRNSTASYTVSLLQPKVIADMRLHDHGYRVVEREVSNFLPFADGYLKLGAGRTQAEFARVSAHDAEAYPRYEEALEGMAQVLRDLALQCPPRVGGGLAAMASAARQGWPLVKLDLPAQRDLLDIFTRSAREFLDGWFEDDRVKSVFAFDAVVGNFAGVSTPGSAYVLLHHVFGEVNGKPGTWGYPIGGMGAITQAMAKACVAAGVEISLETPVYRVLVDKGKAAGVRLESGEELYAPIVAANVGPALLYRRLVDGHELPNDFRRRVEGYQAGSGTFRMNVALSELPDFTVLPGKARAEHHTAGTVIAPGMDYMDRAFDDARQYGWSRQPIVEITIPSTLDDSLAPPSCHVASLFCQQFAPVLPDGRSWDDCREEVADLIVDTVTAHAPNFKGSVIARQIHSPLDLERKFGLVGGDIFHGRMSLDQLWAARPVLGHGDYRAPVRGLYMCGSGTHPGGGVTGAPGHNAAAEILRDRSMLWKLLHRQ comes from the coding sequence ATGACCGGTCGCTACGACGCGCTGATTATCGGCGGAGGCCACAATGGCCTGACCTGTGCGTTCTATCTGGCCCGTGCAGGCATGAAAGTGCGGGTGCTGGAACGGCGTGATGTGGTCGGCGGGGCGGCGGTGACCGAGGAATTCCACCCCGGTTTCCGCAATTCCACGGCCAGTTATACCGTCAGCCTGCTCCAGCCCAAAGTCATTGCCGATATGCGCCTGCACGACCACGGCTATCGCGTGGTGGAACGCGAGGTGAGCAACTTTTTGCCTTTTGCGGACGGTTACCTGAAACTGGGAGCCGGACGAACGCAGGCTGAGTTTGCGCGGGTTTCGGCACATGATGCCGAGGCTTATCCGCGTTATGAAGAAGCGCTGGAGGGCATGGCGCAAGTGCTGCGCGATTTGGCTTTGCAGTGCCCGCCAAGGGTCGGTGGCGGGCTGGCAGCCATGGCCAGCGCGGCGCGGCAGGGGTGGCCACTCGTCAAGCTGGACTTGCCAGCGCAGCGCGATCTGCTGGATATCTTCACCCGGTCCGCGCGCGAATTTCTGGATGGCTGGTTTGAAGATGACCGGGTGAAGTCCGTCTTCGCCTTTGACGCAGTGGTGGGCAATTTCGCCGGGGTTTCAACGCCTGGATCAGCCTATGTCCTGCTACATCACGTTTTTGGTGAGGTGAATGGCAAGCCTGGCACGTGGGGATACCCCATCGGCGGGATGGGCGCGATCACGCAAGCGATGGCGAAGGCCTGTGTTGCGGCGGGTGTGGAGATCAGTCTGGAAACGCCGGTTTACCGGGTGCTGGTGGACAAGGGCAAGGCCGCTGGCGTCAGGCTGGAAAGCGGCGAGGAGCTTTATGCGCCCATCGTTGCCGCCAATGTCGGCCCGGCGCTGCTGTATCGCCGCCTGGTGGATGGGCATGAACTGCCCAACGATTTTCGCCGCCGCGTGGAAGGATACCAAGCCGGATCAGGCACGTTCCGCATGAATGTGGCGCTGTCTGAATTACCTGATTTCACCGTCCTGCCGGGCAAGGCGCGAGCCGAACATCACACCGCTGGCACCGTGATTGCGCCGGGCATGGACTATATGGACCGGGCGTTTGACGATGCGCGGCAGTATGGCTGGTCACGTCAGCCGATTGTGGAAATTACTATACCGTCCACGCTGGATGACAGCCTTGCTCCGCCCAGCTGCCATGTCGCCAGCCTGTTCTGCCAGCAGTTTGCGCCGGTTCTGCCCGATGGCCGATCATGGGACGATTGCCGCGAAGAGGTGGCCGATCTGATTGTTGATACGGTCACCGCCCATGCACCTAACTTCAAGGGCAGTGTGATTGCGCGCCAGATTCATTCGCCGCTCGATCTGGAGCGCAAGTTCGGGCTGGTGGGCGGGGACATCTTCCATGGGCGGATGAGCCTTGACCAGCTTTGGGCCGCGCGGCCCGTGCTGGGGCATGGCGATTATCGCGCGCCGGTGCGGGGGCTATATATGTGTGGATCGGGCACGCATCCCGGCGGTGGGGTTACCGGCGCACCGGGGCACAACGCGGCCGCGGAGATTCTCCGCGACCGGTCGATGCTGTGGAAGTTACTGCATAGGCAGTAG
- a CDS encoding p-hydroxycinnamoyl CoA hydratase/lyase codes for MTEQKIDRAEEDTVAFTVEDGIAWVKFNRPEKRNCMSPKLNRRMKAVLEELEFRDDVKVLVLTGEGDAWTAGMDLKEYFRETEAQGLGAIRKSQRESYGWFERLRWYEKPTVAMINGWCFGGGYGPLFGCDIAIASEDAQFGLSEINWGILPGGGASKVAQELMPFRKAMYHAMMGENLTGKQAEEQGLITEAVPADKLKARVLEICEALKKKDSHALRATKWAVRRMVDMTYDNGLEYQIRAQEALHSFGGAAARKEATRQFLDEKSFKPGLGTFDTSKVEG; via the coding sequence ATGACCGAACAGAAGATTGACCGCGCGGAAGAAGATACCGTCGCTTTCACCGTGGAAGACGGCATCGCATGGGTGAAGTTCAACCGCCCGGAAAAGCGCAATTGTATGAGCCCCAAGCTGAACCGCCGTATGAAGGCAGTTCTGGAAGAACTGGAATTTCGCGATGACGTGAAGGTTCTGGTGCTGACCGGCGAAGGCGATGCGTGGACCGCCGGGATGGACCTGAAGGAATACTTCCGCGAAACCGAAGCGCAGGGCCTTGGTGCGATCCGCAAGTCGCAGCGCGAAAGCTATGGCTGGTTCGAACGTCTGCGCTGGTACGAAAAGCCCACTGTGGCAATGATTAACGGCTGGTGTTTCGGTGGCGGTTATGGCCCGCTGTTCGGCTGCGACATTGCCATCGCTTCGGAAGATGCGCAGTTCGGCCTTTCGGAAATCAACTGGGGCATCCTGCCCGGTGGCGGCGCATCGAAGGTGGCGCAGGAACTGATGCCGTTCCGCAAGGCGATGTATCACGCCATGATGGGCGAAAACCTGACCGGCAAGCAGGCCGAAGAGCAGGGCCTGATTACCGAAGCCGTGCCTGCCGACAAACTGAAGGCGCGCGTTCTGGAAATCTGCGAAGCGCTGAAGAAGAAGGACAGTCATGCCCTTCGCGCTACCAAGTGGGCCGTGCGCCGCATGGTCGACATGACGTATGATAACGGTCTGGAATACCAGATCCGCGCGCAGGAAGCGCTGCACAGCTTTGGTGGCGCTGCCGCGCGCAAGGAAGCGACCCGTCAGTTCCTTGACGAAAAGAGCTTCAAGCCCGGCCTTGGCACGTTCGACACGAGCAAGGTCGAAGGCTGA
- a CDS encoding aldehyde dehydrogenase, translating into MKFERINPLTGEVASQADAMKASDIPAIAAKAGAAFPAWAAMGPNPRRAVLMKAAAALEARADAFVDAMMGEIGATKGWALFNLGLAAGIVREAAALTTQIAGEVIPSDKPGCLSMALREPVGVILGIAPWNAPIILGVRAIAVPLACGNAVILKASETCPRTHALIIEAFAEAGFPEGVVNVVTNAPADAGEVVGALIDAPEVKRINFTGSTNVGKIIAKRAAEHLKPCLLELGGKAPLIVLEDADLDEAVKAAAFGAFMNQGQICMSTERIIVVDAVADEFAKRFKAKVSGMAVGDPREGKTPLGAVVDAKTVAHCRSLIEDALAKGAELLTGGETTQNVLMPAHVVDGVTQEMKLFRDESFGPVVGIIHARDEAHAIELANDSEYGLSAAVFTRDTARGLGVARQIKSGICHVNGPTVHDEAQMPFGGVGASGYGRFGGKAGIESFTELRWITIETQPGHFPI; encoded by the coding sequence ATGAAGTTCGAACGCATCAATCCGCTTACCGGCGAGGTTGCCTCGCAAGCTGATGCCATGAAGGCATCAGATATTCCTGCCATTGCCGCCAAAGCTGGCGCTGCATTCCCGGCATGGGCTGCCATGGGGCCAAATCCCCGCCGCGCCGTACTGATGAAAGCCGCTGCCGCGCTGGAAGCGCGGGCCGATGCCTTTGTCGACGCGATGATGGGCGAAATTGGCGCGACCAAGGGCTGGGCGCTGTTCAATCTTGGCCTTGCCGCCGGTATCGTGCGCGAAGCCGCAGCGCTGACCACGCAGATCGCGGGCGAGGTGATCCCGTCTGACAAGCCGGGCTGCCTGTCCATGGCGCTGCGCGAACCAGTGGGCGTGATCCTGGGCATTGCCCCGTGGAACGCGCCGATCATCCTTGGCGTACGCGCCATCGCTGTGCCGCTGGCCTGCGGTAATGCGGTTATCCTGAAAGCCAGCGAAACCTGCCCGCGCACCCATGCCTTGATTATCGAGGCTTTTGCCGAAGCAGGCTTTCCCGAAGGCGTGGTCAACGTGGTCACCAATGCGCCTGCCGATGCGGGCGAAGTTGTCGGCGCGCTGATCGATGCGCCGGAGGTGAAGCGCATCAACTTCACCGGCAGCACGAATGTCGGCAAGATCATTGCCAAGCGCGCTGCGGAACATCTGAAGCCCTGCCTGCTGGAACTGGGCGGGAAGGCCCCGCTGATCGTGCTGGAAGATGCAGATCTGGACGAAGCGGTGAAGGCTGCGGCCTTTGGCGCGTTCATGAACCAGGGCCAGATCTGCATGTCGACCGAGCGGATCATCGTGGTCGATGCCGTGGCCGATGAATTTGCCAAGCGTTTCAAGGCCAAGGTTTCTGGCATGGCGGTGGGTGATCCCCGCGAAGGCAAGACGCCACTCGGCGCCGTGGTGGATGCCAAGACCGTGGCCCACTGCCGCAGTCTGATCGAAGACGCCCTGGCCAAGGGCGCTGAACTGCTGACCGGCGGTGAAACCACGCAGAACGTGCTGATGCCCGCGCATGTTGTCGATGGCGTGACGCAGGAGATGAAACTGTTCCGTGATGAAAGCTTTGGCCCGGTGGTCGGCATCATCCATGCACGTGACGAAGCCCATGCCATCGAACTGGCGAACGACAGCGAATATGGCCTGTCCGCTGCGGTGTTCACTCGCGACACCGCGCGCGGTCTTGGCGTTGCTCGCCAGATCAAGTCCGGCATCTGTCACGTCAACGGCCCGACCGTGCATGACGAAGCGCAGATGCCTTTCGGTGGCGTCGGTGCTTCCGGTTATGGCCGTTTTGGCGGCAAGGCCGGGATCGAAAGCTTCACTGAACTGCGCTGGATCACCATTGAAACCCAGCCCGGCCATTTCCCGATCTGA
- a CDS encoding NADPH:quinone oxidoreductase family protein has product MRALQVQQLSTDLGGVALIDVPRPVVVSGTALVRIEAAALGFPDLLMTKGLYQAKPPLPFVPGMEGAGTVVEAGEGCPFRVGDEVIVGGLTGGVAQYGVFPAANLMTKPARLTMEAAAALRAAYLTAWVALVRRGMAQAGEWLLVHGAAGGVGLAAVDLGKALGLKVIATASTLQKRVAIASLYAPDHVIDPAEGLRDQVLELTGGRGADMIFDPVGGEVFDQSTRCIAFDGRLLVVGFAAGRIPQIGANIPLIKGFSVVGVRAGEYGRRFPERGVENVASILELAAAGTIRPHIHQAYMLDDWRGAFEAMESRSVVGRSVILPHLG; this is encoded by the coding sequence ATGCGTGCCTTGCAGGTGCAGCAACTGTCCACCGACCTTGGCGGCGTTGCGCTGATTGATGTGCCACGCCCGGTCGTGGTGTCCGGAACGGCATTGGTGCGGATCGAGGCTGCGGCGCTGGGGTTTCCCGATCTGCTGATGACCAAGGGCTTGTATCAGGCCAAACCGCCGTTGCCGTTCGTGCCGGGCATGGAGGGCGCGGGCACCGTAGTAGAAGCTGGCGAGGGCTGCCCGTTTCGCGTTGGTGACGAAGTAATCGTCGGCGGGCTTACTGGCGGCGTGGCGCAATATGGCGTTTTTCCAGCGGCAAACCTCATGACAAAGCCCGCACGGTTGACGATGGAGGCCGCTGCAGCCTTGCGCGCAGCCTACCTTACGGCGTGGGTGGCGCTGGTGCGACGGGGGATGGCGCAGGCGGGAGAATGGCTGCTGGTTCATGGAGCCGCCGGCGGCGTAGGCCTGGCTGCTGTTGATCTGGGCAAAGCGCTGGGCCTGAAGGTGATCGCCACGGCATCAACCCTGCAAAAGCGGGTCGCCATCGCCAGTCTTTATGCACCCGATCATGTTATTGATCCGGCAGAGGGCTTGCGCGATCAGGTGCTGGAACTGACTGGCGGGCGCGGTGCCGATATGATTTTTGACCCGGTTGGCGGTGAGGTGTTCGATCAGTCCACTCGTTGCATCGCTTTTGATGGGCGCTTGCTGGTCGTTGGCTTTGCCGCAGGCCGTATTCCGCAGATTGGCGCGAACATTCCGCTGATAAAGGGATTTTCGGTGGTCGGTGTGCGTGCCGGGGAATATGGCCGCCGCTTTCCCGAACGGGGAGTGGAAAATGTGGCCAGTATTCTGGAATTGGCCGCTGCAGGAACGATTCGCCCACACATCCACCAAGCTTATATGCTGGATGACTGGCGCGGTGCGTTTGAGGCAATGGAATCGCGCAGTGTAGTCGGCAGAAGCGTAATTTTGCCGCATCTTGGCTGA